Proteins encoded by one window of Syntrophorhabdaceae bacterium:
- a CDS encoding WbqC family protein has product MILSIHQPSYFPWLGLLDKIAKSDVYMVMDEVQLTDAAYQHRNIFLTADGKIKYLTIPFKKT; this is encoded by the coding sequence ATGATTCTTTCAATACATCAACCAAGTTATTTTCCTTGGTTGGGACTTTTGGATAAAATAGCGAAAAGCGACGTATATATGGTGATGGATGAAGTGCAACTGACAGATGCTGCGTATCAACATAGAAATATTTTTTTAACGGCGGACGGGAAAATAAAGTATCTCACGATACCCTTCAAGAAAACCG
- a CDS encoding LegC family aminotransferase, giving the protein MTTPLDMDRIVKAIRSVIPESGAVALHEPCFRGNEWAYLKDCLDSTFVSYVGAYVDKFESMLAEFTGTKRAVAVVNGTAALHIALKLAGVEPGDEVLVPALTFVATANAVTYCGAIPHFIDSEEGTLGVDPHKLADYLKDAVRMSSGESFNKFTGRRIRAIVPVHVFGHPVDMDPLMEACREYSIEVVEDAAEALGSYYKGEHTGNKGKISVLSFNGNKTITTGGGGAILSNDEKLASHAKYITSTAKVPHRWEYTHDYIGYNYRLPNINAAVGCAQMEQLPGFLKQKRHLTGLYEKAFEGIGGIRLFLEPPLARSNYWLNALVLDEIYAGTRDELLDYTNNNGIMTRPAWTLINKLVPFKDCPAMDLSCAERLAKRLINIPSSPFLGRGHE; this is encoded by the coding sequence ATGACGACTCCCCTCGACATGGACCGCATTGTGAAAGCCATAAGGAGCGTAATCCCGGAGAGCGGCGCGGTCGCCCTCCATGAGCCGTGCTTCCGCGGCAATGAATGGGCCTATCTGAAGGACTGCCTTGATTCGACATTTGTTTCCTACGTCGGCGCCTATGTCGATAAATTCGAATCGATGCTCGCGGAATTCACGGGTACGAAGAGGGCCGTAGCGGTCGTAAACGGCACGGCGGCTCTTCATATCGCCCTCAAGCTGGCCGGCGTGGAACCGGGCGATGAAGTCCTTGTCCCGGCCCTTACTTTTGTGGCCACGGCGAACGCGGTCACCTATTGCGGCGCCATCCCCCATTTTATCGATAGCGAGGAAGGGACTCTCGGCGTCGATCCCCACAAGCTGGCAGATTATTTAAAGGACGCAGTTCGGATGAGCTCCGGCGAAAGCTTTAATAAATTCACCGGAAGGAGGATAAGGGCGATTGTTCCCGTCCATGTATTCGGTCATCCCGTAGATATGGACCCCCTCATGGAAGCGTGCCGCGAATACAGTATAGAAGTCGTCGAAGATGCGGCCGAGGCCCTGGGCTCTTATTACAAGGGAGAACATACGGGTAACAAGGGGAAGATTTCGGTTCTGAGCTTCAACGGCAACAAAACCATCACGACCGGCGGAGGCGGGGCGATCCTCAGCAATGACGAAAAACTGGCAAGTCATGCAAAATATATTACCTCCACCGCCAAGGTCCCCCACCGGTGGGAATATACCCATGATTATATCGGGTACAACTATCGCCTCCCCAATATAAATGCAGCGGTTGGATGCGCGCAGATGGAGCAGCTTCCCGGGTTCCTGAAACAAAAACGCCATCTCACGGGCCTCTATGAGAAGGCATTCGAAGGGATAGGAGGAATCAGGCTCTTCCTGGAGCCGCCCCTCGCGAGGAGCAACTACTGGCTTAATGCGCTGGTTCTGGACGAGATATATGCAGGCACGCGGGATGAATTACTCGATTATACCAATAATAACGGGATTATGACCCGTCCCGCATGGACTCTCATAAATAAGCTGGTCCCCTTTAAAGACTGTCCGGCAATGGATTTGTCATGTGCCGAAAGGCTTGCAAAAAGGCTGATAAATATCCCCAGCAGCCCTTTCCTGGGAAGAGGGCATGAATAG
- a CDS encoding NAD-dependent 4,6-dehydratase LegB, which yields MNLKGSKILVTGADGFIGSHLVEKLVRQGRKVRAFVLYNSFNSNGWLDHSEAEIRKNIEIFAGDVRDPHGVKEAMKGCDVVFHLAALISIPYSYHSPDTYVDTNVKGTLNIMQAARDLGVSKVIHTSTSEVYGTARFVPITEEHPLQGQSPYSASKIGADQIALSFYHAFDSPVAVVRPFNTYGPRQSTRAVIPAVITQIASGASKIKLGALHPTRDFNFVKDTVSGFISVAESDRTKGEVVNIGSNYEISIGDTVKTIAGIMNAEIEIESDEQRFRPEKSEVERLWADNGKAKELAGWEPLYGGFEGLKRGLEETIRWYIDPENLKCYRPGEYHI from the coding sequence ATGAACCTAAAAGGGAGTAAAATTCTCGTCACAGGCGCCGACGGCTTCATCGGCTCTCATCTCGTCGAGAAATTGGTGAGACAGGGCCGCAAGGTACGGGCTTTTGTGCTCTATAATTCATTCAACAGCAACGGGTGGCTCGATCACTCGGAAGCAGAGATCAGGAAGAACATCGAGATCTTCGCAGGAGACGTGCGCGATCCTCACGGTGTGAAGGAGGCCATGAAAGGATGCGACGTGGTCTTCCATTTGGCCGCATTGATATCGATTCCTTACTCATACCACTCTCCTGACACTTACGTGGATACCAACGTGAAAGGAACCCTGAATATCATGCAGGCCGCGCGCGACCTTGGGGTATCGAAAGTTATCCATACCTCGACGAGCGAAGTTTACGGCACGGCCCGATTTGTGCCCATCACGGAAGAGCACCCTTTGCAGGGCCAATCCCCCTATTCCGCAAGCAAGATAGGCGCCGATCAGATTGCCCTCTCCTTCTACCACGCCTTCGATTCGCCCGTTGCCGTTGTCCGTCCCTTCAATACTTACGGGCCGAGGCAATCGACCCGCGCCGTCATCCCTGCGGTCATCACCCAGATCGCCTCGGGCGCCTCAAAAATAAAATTGGGCGCCCTTCACCCCACCCGGGATTTCAATTTTGTGAAAGACACGGTCTCGGGTTTTATCTCGGTGGCTGAATCGGACCGGACAAAGGGGGAAGTGGTCAATATCGGCAGCAATTATGAGATCTCGATTGGAGACACGGTCAAGACGATTGCCGGGATTATGAATGCCGAAATCGAGATCGAGAGCGATGAGCAGCGGTTCAGGCCGGAAAAGAGCGAGGTGGAACGGCTGTGGGCGGATAACGGCAAAGCGAAGGAGCTCGCAGGATGGGAGCCTCTTTACGGCGGATTTGAAGGGTTGAAAAGAGGCCTGGAGGAGACCATCCGCTGGTATATCGATCCCGAGAACTTAAAATGTTACCGCCCGGGTGAATACCACATATGA
- a CDS encoding NeuD/PglB/VioB family sugar acetyltransferase — MKKVLVLIGGGGHCRSCIDVIEQAGEFRVIGIVDMKNKIGESILGYPILASDDQLTELAEKHRNFLITIGQIKSSEPRIRLFNQIKNMNPIFPIVISPRSYVSRHASLGEGTIVMHGVTINAGAVIGRNCIINTGAIIEHDAEIGDHCHVSTGAIVNGGAKIGSGSFFGSGSVAKENVLLSSNCFVKAHSLVKNDR, encoded by the coding sequence TTGAAAAAAGTCCTTGTTCTTATAGGCGGAGGCGGACATTGCCGGTCTTGTATTGATGTAATAGAGCAAGCCGGAGAATTTCGGGTAATTGGTATCGTCGATATGAAGAATAAAATAGGAGAAAGCATTTTAGGTTATCCAATCTTAGCGAGCGATGATCAGCTAACGGAATTAGCCGAGAAACACCGCAATTTCCTTATTACGATCGGTCAAATCAAAAGCTCGGAGCCGCGGATCAGGTTGTTTAATCAAATTAAAAATATGAATCCAATTTTTCCTATCGTGATTTCTCCAAGATCGTACGTTTCAAGACATGCGTCGCTCGGTGAAGGAACTATCGTTATGCATGGTGTAACGATCAATGCTGGGGCAGTTATAGGGAGAAACTGCATCATTAACACCGGCGCCATTATTGAGCACGATGCGGAGATTGGAGACCATTGTCATGTATCGACAGGAGCAATTGTTAACGGCGGCGCAAAAATAGGCTCCGGCTCCTTTTTCGGTAGCGGCTCAGTAGCAAAGGAAAACGTATTACTCTCTTCTAACTGTTTCGTTAAGGCGCATAGTCTAGTAAAAAACGATAGATGA